The following proteins are encoded in a genomic region of Alnus glutinosa chromosome 8, dhAlnGlut1.1, whole genome shotgun sequence:
- the LOC133876167 gene encoding uncharacterized protein LOC133876167, with product MSDSESSSATSTSPLCKCGLKACSWTSFTMENFGRRFYSCVNYKQEPVKCDYFSWRDPEMCVYGLRVVSRLRKWHESLKLERELSGTQVSDEADKYKSEAERSKNEADKCREEAEKYKSKLERQKMKLRSVERKYKFALVCSWVIFVLLLVYPQSHS from the exons ATGTCCGACAGTGAATCGAGCTCGGCAACCTCTACCAGTCCACTGTGTAAATGTGGATTGAAAGCATGTTCGTGGACATCCTTTACCATGGAAAATTTTGGTAGAAGGTTTTATTCTTGTGTAAATTACAAG CAAGAACCTGTGAAATGTGATTATTTTTCATGGCGTGACCCTGAAATGTGTGTGTACGGTCTAAGAGTTGTGTCGAGGTTGAGGAAGTGGCACGAGAGTTTGAAGCTTGAACGGGAATTGAGTGGAACCCAGGTCTCGGATGAAGCAGATAAATATAAGTCTGAAGCTGAGAGGAGTAAGAATGAAGCTGATAAATGCAGGGAAGAAGCTGAGAAATACAAGTCTAAACTAGAGAGACAGAAGATGAAGCTTCGATCAGTAGAGAGGAAGTACAAATTTGCCTTAGTTTGTTCATGGGTGATATTCGTGTTGTTGCTTGTATATCCTCAATCTCACAGCTAG